One window of the Candidatus Bathyarchaeota archaeon genome contains the following:
- a CDS encoding alcohol dehydrogenase catalytic domain-containing protein gives MKALLYRYRLPRLAFARIAGLFCLRGFLTKLGFLGLKEIPKPKIKTKDWVVVKTRLCGICGSDHKQVFLDGNKDNPMTALISWPQILGHEAVGIVENTGSNVNLKKGDRIALNPWISCVPRSIKPVCNACQNGKNSLCRNFNKGILSPGIHTGNSSDATGGFAEYFPAHESMAIPIPDDINWEQAMLSDAFSVAFHSVLKADLKPGSICAVYGCGNLGLLTILILKHLIDEIQVIAISRFSHQADMAKKFGADLVINSSPPHYVIEQIADYLLCNIYYKRKKSPWLIEGVDVLFDTVYSPETIETGLRIVKARKKDPQNNKTSSGFIIFTGLSSPKRYEWTPWYFKEITMIGSNAFAIEEFKGIREHSYYHYYRYLQEGRLDPSPMITHRFTLEKYKKALITARNQKKYKSIKVAFSFENSEGRRI, from the coding sequence ATGAAAGCCCTACTCTACAGATATAGACTCCCAAGGTTAGCTTTTGCCAGGATTGCTGGACTATTTTGTTTGAGAGGTTTTCTCACAAAATTAGGTTTTCTTGGATTGAAAGAAATACCTAAACCTAAAATTAAAACGAAGGATTGGGTTGTTGTTAAAACTAGATTATGTGGAATCTGTGGAAGTGATCATAAGCAAGTTTTCCTTGATGGAAATAAAGATAATCCCATGACGGCATTGATTTCTTGGCCACAAATATTAGGACATGAAGCAGTTGGAATTGTTGAAAACACAGGATCCAATGTAAATCTAAAAAAAGGGGATCGTATAGCACTCAATCCATGGATAAGCTGTGTACCAAGAAGTATCAAACCAGTTTGCAACGCATGTCAAAATGGTAAAAATTCTTTATGTCGAAATTTCAACAAAGGTATTCTTAGTCCCGGCATCCATACAGGAAATAGTAGTGATGCAACTGGGGGTTTTGCTGAATATTTCCCTGCTCATGAGTCGATGGCCATACCTATACCAGATGATATTAATTGGGAACAAGCAATGCTTTCAGATGCCTTCTCAGTAGCCTTTCATTCCGTTTTAAAGGCAGATTTAAAACCAGGTTCAATATGTGCTGTTTATGGTTGTGGAAACTTAGGTCTTTTAACTATCTTAATTTTAAAGCATTTAATTGATGAGATACAGGTAATAGCAATTTCTCGTTTTTCTCATCAAGCAGATATGGCAAAAAAATTTGGAGCGGATTTAGTTATTAATTCCTCTCCTCCTCATTATGTTATTGAACAAATTGCAGATTATTTGCTCTGCAACATTTATTATAAAAGAAAAAAAAGCCCATGGTTGATCGAAGGAGTTGACGTTTTATTTGATACAGTATATTCCCCAGAAACTATTGAAACTGGACTACGTATCGTAAAAGCTAGAAAAAAAGATCCCCAAAATAATAAAACCTCATCAGGATTCATAATTTTCACTGGATTATCTTCACCAAAACGGTATGAATGGACTCCTTGGTATTTTAAAGAAATAACTATGATTGGAAGTAACGCTTTTGCAATTGAAGAATTTAAAGGAATTCGAGAGCATTCATATTATCATTATTATCGCTATCTTCAAGAAGGTCGACTTGATCCCTCACCTATGATAACGCATAGGTTTACTTTAGAAAAATATAAGAAGGCATTAATAACAGCAAGGAACCAAAAAAAATACAAATCTATCAAAGTTGCGTTTTCGTTTGAAAATTCCGAAGGGAGGCGTATTTAA
- a CDS encoding alcohol dehydrogenase catalytic domain-containing protein, whose translation MVKNKQPKRMPALVFELKIIKLLKVFFRGKISPSGYWKKGGSISVKKISLPSLIAEDWVLMKTKYCGICGSDMKELTLNGARDNPLRSLISFPQILGHEVVGVIDQVGNEVKRVKVGDRVIIDPWFPCSPRAITPECTRCKVNDFTHCHNFQKGNLPNGMHLGTTKGFGGFAPYISVHESQCYKIPEEVSFEQAVFADPFSVAFHSLLILAPNQNSTILVFGLGVTGLLTVLILNNIYGIKNIIAVGKYQFQRDLAYKFGAKHVFTSSREFLIEEIAKYMDSELFIPDFGLKWTMDGVDGIIDTIGSSETLEIGMRIIKTQGKLVFLGVSNPKRCESTPHYFKELELVGSNAFSIESFEGKKAHAFEFFIEFLVTQKIDPSILITHKFPLEEYQEAFDSLAYKSQTQAVKVLFDFSNSHN comes from the coding sequence ATGGTGAAAAATAAACAACCTAAACGTATGCCCGCTCTAGTTTTTGAGTTAAAAATAATCAAACTACTGAAAGTTTTTTTCCGTGGAAAAATAAGTCCTTCTGGATACTGGAAAAAGGGAGGTTCCATTAGTGTCAAAAAAATTTCCCTTCCTTCTCTTATTGCAGAAGATTGGGTTTTAATGAAGACTAAGTATTGTGGAATATGTGGTAGTGATATGAAAGAATTGACTTTAAATGGGGCTCGAGATAACCCTTTACGTTCATTGATCAGTTTCCCACAAATTTTGGGTCACGAAGTTGTTGGAGTTATTGATCAAGTAGGAAATGAAGTTAAAAGAGTAAAAGTTGGAGATAGAGTAATAATTGATCCTTGGTTTCCATGTTCCCCCCGAGCTATTACTCCAGAATGCACACGTTGTAAAGTAAATGATTTTACACATTGTCATAATTTTCAAAAAGGAAATTTACCAAACGGAATGCATTTAGGAACCACAAAAGGATTTGGTGGATTCGCCCCATATATTTCTGTACATGAATCACAATGTTACAAAATCCCCGAAGAAGTATCATTTGAGCAAGCTGTCTTCGCTGATCCTTTTTCAGTAGCTTTTCATTCACTTTTAATTTTAGCTCCTAATCAGAACTCTACAATTTTGGTATTTGGATTAGGAGTGACTGGATTACTAACAGTTTTGATTTTAAACAATATATATGGAATAAAAAATATTATAGCTGTTGGAAAATATCAATTTCAACGGGATTTAGCATATAAATTTGGAGCAAAACATGTATTTACGAGTAGCCGGGAATTTTTAATAGAAGAAATTGCAAAATATATGGATTCTGAGTTATTTATACCTGATTTCGGTTTAAAATGGACAATGGATGGTGTCGATGGGATTATTGATACGATTGGGTCTAGTGAAACCTTAGAGATTGGAATGAGAATTATAAAAACGCAAGGAAAACTAGTTTTTCTTGGTGTGAGTAATCCTAAAAGGTGTGAAAGCACACCACATTACTTTAAAGAACTTGAATTAGTTGGTTCGAACGCCTTTTCCATAGAATCCTTTGAAGGTAAGAAGGCTCATGCCTTTGAATTTTTTATAGAGTTTTTAGTAACCCAAAAGATTGATCCCTCAATACTGATTACTCATAAATTTCCCCTTGAGGAGTATCAAGAAGCTTTCGACTCGTTAGCGTATAAATCTCAAACTCAAGCAGTAAAAGTATTGTTTGATTTTTCTAACTCTCATAATTAA